One genomic segment of Acidobacteriota bacterium includes these proteins:
- a CDS encoding sigma 54-interacting transcriptional regulator has protein sequence MADAATCFISPTRDVTCDRLAPQLASLAESKATTLWLALGGHVFVGPGGRIERPARSLRRAAGRALIRRGWHAVVADSSPWLLQGRLAPGPVCLCVRTAEPSRAATVVAPAVALLEQAADDDPLFAVKCTTPSLWSLLSQIRPLAASTLPLLLRGETGTGKEVLARALHGASGRTGDFVAENCAALPESLLEAELFGSRQGAFTGAVTHRSGRVAQADGGTLFLDEIADLSLPLQAKLLRVLQEREVRALGADRPRPVDLRCIAATHQDLSALVAGGRFRQDLYYRLAGLEIRLPSLRERPEDLPALVAVLCARAAAEGLGPGRWLDSGALETLALCALPGNVRQLDHILRVAMSLSPKPLVAADMVRRCAAASRPVTNLELETICLALEQAGGVKAAAARRLGWSRQKLYRRLAAYGLA, from the coding sequence ATGGCAGACGCGGCAACCTGCTTCATCTCCCCGACCCGGGACGTCACCTGCGACCGCCTCGCCCCCCAGCTCGCGAGCCTGGCCGAGTCGAAGGCGACGACCCTCTGGCTGGCCCTGGGCGGCCACGTCTTCGTCGGCCCCGGCGGACGCATCGAGAGACCTGCGCGATCCCTCCGCCGCGCCGCCGGCCGGGCGCTGATCCGGCGGGGATGGCACGCGGTGGTCGCCGACTCCAGCCCGTGGCTGCTGCAAGGAAGACTCGCCCCGGGGCCGGTCTGCCTCTGCGTCCGAACCGCCGAGCCGTCCCGCGCCGCCACCGTGGTAGCACCCGCGGTGGCCCTGCTCGAGCAGGCAGCCGACGACGACCCGCTGTTCGCGGTCAAGTGCACCACACCCAGTCTCTGGTCCCTGCTCAGCCAAATCCGTCCTCTCGCCGCCTCCACCCTTCCCCTGCTGCTCAGGGGGGAAACCGGCACCGGCAAGGAAGTCCTGGCCCGTGCGTTGCACGGCGCGTCCGGCCGCACGGGTGACTTCGTCGCCGAGAACTGCGCGGCCCTGCCGGAGAGCCTTCTCGAGGCGGAACTCTTCGGCTCCCGCCAGGGGGCCTTCACCGGGGCCGTGACCCACCGCTCGGGGAGGGTGGCCCAGGCCGACGGCGGCACCCTCTTCCTCGACGAGATCGCCGACCTTTCCCTGCCTCTGCAGGCCAAGCTGCTGCGGGTGCTCCAGGAACGCGAGGTGCGCGCCCTCGGTGCCGACCGTCCCCGGCCGGTGGATCTGCGCTGCATCGCCGCCACGCACCAGGACCTCTCCGCCCTGGTGGCCGGCGGTCGCTTTCGACAAGACCTCTACTACCGGCTGGCAGGGCTGGAAATCCGGCTGCCTTCCCTCAGGGAACGCCCCGAGGATCTCCCGGCCCTGGTGGCCGTCCTCTGCGCCCGAGCGGCCGCCGAGGGACTCGGCCCCGGTCGCTGGCTCGACTCCGGAGCCCTCGAGACACTCGCTCTCTGCGCGCTGCCCGGCAACGTGCGCCAGCTCGACCACATCCTCCGTGTGGCGATGAGCCTCTCGCCGAAGCCCCTGGTCGCCGCCGACATGGTTCGTCGTTGCGCGGCGGCCTCCCGCCCCGTCACGAACCTCGAACTGGAGACGATCTGCCTGGCCCTCGAACAGGCCGGCGGCGTCAAGGCCG